Genomic segment of Cronobacter dublinensis subsp. dublinensis LMG 23823:
TTAACTTTTTCATTGCACAACCTCCAGGTGGCGATCGCCACTGCTCCAGATAGCATGTCGAACATTCAGCGGCATAATGATACAACCGTTTGACGCCTCGCCGGGATGCGCGGTGCTGTCGCCATGGATCAGAAAGCCCGAACGACCAAACATATGATTACTCGCGGCAGGCGTGAGACGCATTGAGTAATTCCCCGTATGAGGATGATGAAACGGCGCGCCAATGGTGTATTTGCCGCGCGGCAGCGGGCCGATATCCGCGGTGCCCTGCAGGTTTGGCGCATTTTTACCTGCGTCTTTACCGGCGTATCCCGTTCCCATCAGCTTGCCATTACGAAACAACTTCCCACTGCTTTGATGATAAATCCAGGTCATATTCCTTTTCCTGTTAAAGCCAATAGCGCAGGGATAGTAGTCGCTTAAGCGAAGCAGGAGAATTTCTATTAGTTTCTGTATGTTTAAGAATATGTCGGTCTATTCGGGCGTTACCGTGCGACGAGCGATGTCAGCAACCCTTACGCGGTAAGTGCGCCTGAGAAATGATACGGTCGCGGCGGGATCTAAAAGGGGAACGTAAAAAAGCCCGAGGGGCTCGGGCTATTTACGGGAGGGTTTATTGATATAGCGCGTCGAGACGCGGTTTGCGAGACGCTTCAGCAGCGGTTCAAGCGCAAACGCCAGCGCGATTTTCAGCGGACGGCGGGCGACGGATTTTATCGCCCAGCCTGCGACCCCTGCCGGGCCGTAACGCAGCGCGGTCATCAGCGCCAGCTTGCCGGCGAGCTTAAGGCCGGGCTTCGCGTGGCGGGAGACTCTCTGCCAGCGTGTGGTGGAATTCATGGCGACTCCTTTAAAACCGGGGGCACGGCCCCCTGATAACCTGATTATAGCTGGCGGAACCGGCTGCGCAGCGAGAAGGCGTCCGAGGTGACATAACGCTCCATCGCTCTTAAGCGCTGTTCGCCTGCGGCAAGTTCGGCATCCACCGCATTCAGCAGTTCGCTACTGGTCGGCGTCGCCTCCCCTTCCTGCGTCTCATCCAGCGGGTCGAGCGCGAAGGTCAGCACGATATAGGCGACGATAGTGATAAAAAAGAGCCCGAAGAGCATCGACAGTACGGTTATCAGTCGCACCAGCTTGACCGGCACGTCGAGATAGTGCGCGATACCGGCGCACACGCCTTTGACCATACCTTCGCGGGGCAGGCGCCCCAGTTTTTTGCCGCTAAACGTCCGCGTCATTATTGGTTTCTCCAGTTCGGGTGCTCGGCATCGAGAATTTGCTCCAGCGCGCGAATACGCTCGCGCATGTGCTGAGCCTCTTCATTTAATTGCGCCAGACGCTGCTGCTCGCTTTGCGACAGCGCGTCGCGCCCGGATCGGTTGCTGTAATGCAGCCAGAGCCAGACCGGCAGCACGAAGAGCACAAACAGCGTTAACGGAATAGCCAGAAAAAGTGCACTCATGGGTTCTCCTTACGGGTGAATATTGCGACGGCCATCGCCGCCGCGCTCCTTGTCAACGCAGGCGTTTACTCGCCGTCGCGCTGCTGCACTTTCGCTTTCAGAGCCGCCAGCTGCACGCTGATGTCGTCATCGGCTTTCAGTTCGGCGAACTGCTGATCCAGCGATTTTTGCTTGCCGAAGCCGTGGCTTTCCGCTTCGGCTTCCATCTGGTCGATACGGCGCTCAAACGATTCGAAACGCGCCATCGCCTCGTCGATTTTGCCGCTGTCGAGCTGACGGCGCACATCGCGTGAAGACGACGCCGCCTGGTGGCGCAGGGTCAGCGCCTGCTGACGTGCGCGGGTTTCGCTGAGTTTATTCTCAAGCTCGCCGATTTCCTGCTTCATGCGCGCCAGGGTTTCATCCATCTGGGTCGCTTCTTCTTCCAGCGTGCGGATGATGTCGGTCAGCTTCTGTTTTTCGATAAGCGCGGCGCGGGCCAGATCGTCTTTCTCTTTACGCAGCGCCAGCTCGGCTTTCTCCTGCCATTCGGCCTGCTGCGCGTTCGCCTGCTCGATGCGACGGGCTATCTGTTTCTTTTCAGCCAGCGCGCGAGCGGAGGTGGAGCGCACTTCTACCAGCGTATCTTCCATCTCCTGAATCATCAGACGGACCAGTTTTTGCGGATCTTCAGCCTTCTCCAGCAGGGAGTTGATGTTGGCGTTCACGATGTCGGCAAAACGAGAAAAAATACCCATAATTTCATCCTCTACATGGTAAGACGGGCTAAGCCCTTGCTGTATGGCTTAATACAAATGGCGTGCCAACTTTTTATTTAATTGATTTTATTAGATTAATGAAAATTGTACCGTTGCGCCCATCCAGGCTAAAGTAGTGATATACGCTACTAAGTGGTGAATTTCATCATGACTGAATACAAAGATAACCTGATTGGCGAGGCGAACCGGTTTCTTGAGGTGCTGGAGCAGGTGTCGCAGCTGGCGCCGCTCGATAAACCCGTGCTGATTATTGGCGAGCGCGGCACCGGCAAGGAGCTTATCGCCCACCGCCTGCATTATCTGTCGCGCCGCTGGCAGGGGCCGTTTATTTCGCTCAACTGCGCGGCGCTGAATGAAAACCTGCTCGATTCCGAGCTGTTCGGCCATGAGGCGGGCGCGTTTACCGGCGCGCAGAAGCGCCATCCGGGGCGCTTTGAGCGCGCCGACGGCGGCACGCTGTTTCTTGATGAGCTCGCCACCGCGCCGATGCTGGTGCAGGAAAAACTGCTGCGCGTGATTGAATATGGCGAGCTGGAGCGCGTCGGCGGCAGCCAGCCGTTGCAGGTGAACGTGCGGCTTATCTGCGCCACCAACGCCGATCTTCCGCAGTTGGTCGAAGAAGAGAAATTCCGCGCCGACCTGCTCGACCGTCTCGCCTTCGACGTGGTGCTGCTCCCTGCCCTGCGCGAGCGCGACACCGACATTATGCTACTGGCAGAACAGTTCGCTATCCAGATGTGCCGCGAACTCGGCCTGCCGCTCTTTCCCGGCTTTAGCGAACGCGCCCGCGAGACGCTGCTGGGTTATGGCTGGCCGGGAAATATCCGCGAGCTGAAAAACGTGGTGGAGCGCTCGGTGTATCGTCACGCCAGCAGCGACGAGCCGGTGGATACGATTATCCTCGATCCGTTTCGCCGCGACACGCCGCCCCCGGCGCGGCTTAGCGCCCCCGCTCTCACAGCAAACGCGCCCACGCTGCCGCTGAACCTGCGCAAATGGCAACATGACGAGGAAAAACGGCTGCTGGAAACGGCGTTACAGGCGGCGAAATATCACCAGAAACAGGCCGCGGAATTGTTGGGTTTGACCTACCACCAGCTGCGGGCGCTGCTGAAAAAACATGAAATTCGCTAAAGCCGGATACTTTTAACCCAAACGCCCGCAGAGTTTTTTACGAAGCTGCCGTAAGTGCGATACACTTTGCCTGGTGACTAAAACAACTCAAAAACTTATGCGCGGAATTCTCTCCCCTTTTTTAGCGACGCTCGGGCTCCTGAGCGTACCGGCTTTTGCTGCGCCTCCCGCCGGTTCTCCTGGCGATATTCGCCAGAGCGGCTTTGTCTATTGCGTTAATGGCCAGGTCAATACGTTTAACCCCCAGAAGGCCAGCAGCGGGCTGACGGTCGATACGCTCGCCGCCCAGCTCTATGACCGCCTGCTGGATGTCGATCCTTATACTTATCGCCTCGTGCCGGAGCTCGCCGAAAGCTGGTACAGCCCGGACGACGGCATCACCTGGCGCTTTCGGCTGCGCCCGGACGTCCAGTTCCAGCATACCCGCTGGTTTACGCCTACCCGCGCGTTTAACGCCGACGACGTGGTGTTTAGCTTCCAGCGCATTATCGACCCCAAACACCCCTGGCATAACGTCAATGGCGCAAGTTACCCCTATTTTGACAGCCTGCAGTTCGCCGATAACGTGCGCAGCGTGCGTAAGCTCGATAACCGTACCGTGGAGTTTCGCCTGCGCCAGCCGGACGCCTCCTTTTTATGGCATCTCGCCACGCATTACGCCTCGGTGATGTCGGCGGAGTACGCCGCGACGCTTGAGCGTAGCGGCAATCAGGAAGAGCTTGACCGCGAGCCGGTCGGCACCGGGCCGTTCCGCCTCGGCGAGTATCGCGCCGGACAATTTATCCGTCTGCTGCGCCACGACGCCTACTGGCGCGGCAAACCGCAGATGCCGCAGGCGGTTATCGATCTCGGCTCCGGCGGCACCGGGCGGCTTTCCAAATTGCTGACCGGCGAGTGCGACGTGCTCGCCTGGCCTGCCGCGAGCCAGCTTACGAGCCTCAGAGACGATCCGCGCCTGCGCCTGACGCTGCGCCCCGGCATGAATATCGCCTATCTGGCGTTTAATACGCACAAGCCGCCGCTCGATAATCCGAAGGTACGCCACGCGCTGGCGCTCGCCATTAACAACCAGCGCCTGATGCAGTCCATCTATTACGGTACGGCGGAAACCGCCGCCTCGATTTTGCCGCGCGCCTCCTGGGCGTATGACAACAACGCCAAAATCACCGAATACAACCCGGATAAATCGCGCGCGCAGCTTAAAGCGCTGGGGCTTGAAAACCTGACGCTGCAACTTTGGGTGCCCACCAGCTCGCAGGCGTGGAACCCGAGCCCGCTGAAAACCGCCGAGCTGTTGCAGGCGGATCTGGCGCAGGTTGGCGTCACCGTTGAGATTGTGCCGGTGGAGGGCCGTTTTCAGGAGGCCCGGCTGATGGACATGAATCACGACCTGACGCTCGCGGGTTGGTCGACAGACAGCAACGACCCGGACAGCTTCTTCCGCCCGCTGCTGAGCTGCGCGGCTATTCGCTCGCAAACCAATTACGCCCACTGGTGCGACCGCGATTTCGACGGCGTGTTGCAGTCGGCGCTCTCCTCGCAGCAGCTGGCCTACCGCATCGAAGCTTATACCCGCGCCCAGACCATTCTCGCCGAACAGCTGCCGGTGCTGCCGCTGGCGTCATCGCTGCGGCTGCAGGCGTATCGTTACGATATGAAAGGCCTGGTGCTGAGCCCGTTCGGCAACGCCTCGTTCGCGGGCGTCTCACGTGAAGTCACAGAGGACAAACAGCCATGATTATCTTTACCCTGCGCCGGCTGGTGCTGCTGGTTATCACGCTGTTTTTCCTGACGATGGTCGGCTTCTGCCTGAGCTATTTCACGCCCCACGCGCCGCTGCAGGGCGCGTCGTTCTGGAACGCCTGGCTGTTCTGGTGCGACAGCGTGCTGCACTGGGATTTCGGCGTCTCCAGCATTAACGGGCAGCTTATCTCCACCCAACTGCGCGAGGTGTTCCCGGCGACGATGGAGCTTTGCTTCCTGGCGTTCGGGCTGGCCCTGCTGGTGGGGATTCCGGTCGGCATGGCGGCGGGCATTCTGCGCCATAAATGGCAGGATAAACTTATCAGCGCGTTCGCACTGCTCGGCTTTTCGATCCCGGTGTTCTGGCTGGCGCTGCTGTTTACCCTCTTCTTTTCGCTGACGCTCGGCTGGTTCCCGGTGTCGGGGCGCTTTGATCTGCTCTATGAAGTGAAATCGGTGACGGGGTTCGCCCTGATTGACGCCTGGCTGTCTGATTCGCCGTGGCGTCACGAGATGATTTTAAGCGCGCTGCGCCATATGGTGCTGCCGGTGCTGACGCTCGCGGTCGCGCCGACCACCGAGGTGATCCGCCTGGTGCGCGTCAGCACGGTTGAAATTCTGGAGCGCAACTACATCAAAGCGGCGGCCACGCGCGGTCTCTCGCGCCTGACTATCCTGCGCCGCCATGTGCTGCACAACGCGCTGCCGCCGGTTATCCCGCGTCTCGGCCTGCAATTCTCCACCATGCTGACGCTCGCGATGATCACCGAAATGGTGTTCAGCTGGCCAGGGCTTGGCCGCTGGCTGATTAACGCTATCCGTCAACAGGACTACGCCGCGATCTCAGCGGGCGTAATGGTGATTGGTTCGCTGGTTATTCTGGTGAACGTGCTGTCAGATATTGTGGGCGCGCTGGCGAACCCGTTGAAACATAAGGAATGGTATGCCTTACGATAGCGTCTATCGCGAGAAACGCCCGCCGGGCGCGCTGCGCACCGTCTGGCGCAAATTTTATGGCGACACCGTGGCGATGGTGGGCCTTTACGGCTGTGCGGGCCTGGTGCTACTGTGCGTGTTTGGCCGGGTGTTCGCGCCCTACGGCATCGACCAGCAGTTCCTCGGCTATCAACTGCTGCCGCCGTCCTGGTCGCGCTACGGTGAAGTCTCGTTCTTCCTCGGTACCGACGATTTAGGGCGCGACTTGTTAAGCCGTCTGCTGAGCGGCGCGGCGCCCACCATCGGCGGCGCGTTCGTGGTGACGCTCGCCGCGACGGTCTGCGGGCTGCTGCTGGGCGTGCTGGCGGGCGCGACCCACGGCCTGCGCTCGGCGGTGCTGAATCACGTGCTCGATACGCTGCTGTCAATTCCCTCCCTGCTGCTGGCGATTATCGTGGTCGCCTTCGCCGGGCCGCAGTTAAGCCACGCGATGCTGGCCGTCTGGCTGGCGCTGGTGCCGCGTATGGTGCGTTCGGTCTACAGCATGGTGCATGACGAGCTGGAAAAAGAGTATGTCATCGCCGCGCGCCTCGACGGCGCCACCACCTTTAATATTCTGCTGTTCGCCGTGCTGCCGAACACTGCGTCGCTGCTGGTGGGCGAAATCACCCGCGCGCTGTCGATTGCGATTCTGGATATCGCGGCGCTCGGTTTTCTGGATCTCGGCGCGCAGCTGCCTTCGCCCGAATGGGGCGCGATGCTGGGCGACGCGCTGGAGCTTATTTACGTCGCGCCCTGGACGGTAATGCTGCCGGGTGCGGCAATTATGGTGAGCGTTTTGCTGGTGAATCTGCTGGGCGACGGTATTCGTCGCGCCATTGACGCGGGGGTGGAGTAATGCCGCTGCTTGATATCCGCAATCTGACGATTGAATTTAAAACCAGCGAAGGCTGGGTGAAAGCGGTGGATCGTGTCAGCCTGAGCCTGCCGGAAGGCGAGATTCGCGGTCTGGTCGGGGAGTCAGGCTCCGGCAAGAGCCTTATCGCCAAAGCGATTTGCGGGGTCGCCAAAGACAACTGGCGCATTACCGCCGACCGTATGCGGTTTGATGATATCGACCTGCTGCGCCTCTCGCATCGCGAGCGCCGCCGTCTGGTCGGCCATAACGTGTCGATGATTTTTCAGGAGCCGCAATCCTGTCTCGATCCGTCGGAGAAAATCGGCCGCCAGCTGATGCAAAACATTCCCGGCTGGACTTACAAAGGCCGCTGGTGGCAGCGTTTTGGCTGGCGCAAGCGCCGGGCCATCGAGCTGCTGCACCGTGTGGGGATTAAAGATCACACAGACGCCATGCGCAGTTTCCCTTACGAGCTGACCGAAGGCGAGTGTCAGAAGGTGATGATCGCCATCGCGCTCGCCAACCAGCCGCGCCTGCTGATTGCCGATGAGCCGACCAACGCGATGGAGCCGACCACCCAGGCGCAGATTTTCCGCCTGCTCTCCCGGCTCAACCAGAATAACAACACCACGATTCTGCTCATCAGCCACGATTTACAGATGCTGAGCCAGTGGGCCAACCGCATCGACGTGCTTTACTGCGGCCAGACGGTGGAAACCGCGCCGAGTGAGGAGCTTATCTCGACGCCGCATCATCCATACACTCAGGCGCTGATCCGCGCCATCCCGGACTTCGGCAGCGCGATGCCGCATAAAAGCCGCCTCAACACGCTGCCGGGCGCGATCCCGCTGCTTGAGCATTTGCCGATCGGCTGCCGTCTCGGACCGCGTTGCCCGTACGCCCAGCGCAAATGCATCGAAACCCCGCGTCTCGACGGGCCGAAAAATCATCTTTTCGCCTGCCATTTCCCGCTGAACATGGAGAGAGAGTGAAATGGTGGAAACGCTTTTGCAGGTTCGCAACCTGAGCAAAACCTACCGCTACCGGACCGGCTGGTTTCGCCGCCAGACCGTCGAGGCGGTGAAGCCGCTGAGCTTTACGCTCCGCGAGCGCCAGACGCTGGCGATTATCGGCGAGAACGGCTCCGGCAAATCCACGCTCGCCAAAATGCTGGCGGGAATGGTAGCCCCGACCACCGGCGAACTGGTGATTGACGATCATCCGCTGACGTTCGGCGACTATTCGTTTCGCAGCCAGCGCATTCGCATGATTTTCCAGGACCCGTCGACATCGCTGAATCCTCGCCAGCGCATTTCGCAAATCCTGGATTTCCCGCTGCGGCTTAATACCGATCTTGAGCCGGACGCCCGCGCGAAACGCATCAAAGAGACGCTGCGCATGGTGGGCCTGCTGCCCGATCACGTCAGCTACTATCCGCATATGCTGGCGCCAGGGCAGAAACAGCGTCTGGGCCTCGCGCGCGCGCTGATCCTGCGCCCGAAAGTCATCATCGCCGACGAGGCGCTGGCGTCGCTCGATATGTCGATGCGTTCGCAGTTAATCAACCTGATGCTGGAATTACAGGAAAAACAGGGTATCTCTTATATTTATGTCACCCAGCATATCGGCATGATGAAACACATCAGCGATCAGGTGATGGTGATGCATCAGGGCGAGGTGGTCGAGCGCGGCAGCACTGCCGACGTGCTCGCCTCCCCGCTGCATGATTTAACCAAACGGCTTATCGCCAGCCATTTCGGCGAAGCGTTAACCGCCGATGCCTGGCGAAAAGACCGTTAATCCGCCATCTGTAGTGGTCGGATTAACTCATCCGGCGAGTCATGTTAGAATCGCCGCGTTTTAACGACGGCTGGCGCTTTCGGCCTGCCGCCATAACAATGACGATAAGGATTAAAAGCTATGGGTTTTCTTACCGGTAAGCGCATTCTGGTGACTGGCGTTGCCAGCAAACTGTCCATCGCGTACGGTATCGCACAGGCTATGCACCGTGAAGGGGCTGAACTGGCGTTCACCTACCAGAACGACAAGCTGAAAGGCCGCGTGGAAGAGTTTGCCGCTCAACTGGACTCCAGCATCGTGCTGCCGTGTGACGTTGCGGAAGATGAAAGCATCGACGCGCTGTTCACCGAGCTTGCCAAAGTCTGGCCGAAATTCGACGGTTTCGTGCACTCCATCGGTTTCGCTCCGGCTGACCAGTTGGATGGCGACTACGTTAACGCCGTGACCCGTGAAGGCTTCAAAATCGCGCACGACATCAGCGCCTACAGCTTTGTGGCAATGGCGAAAGCCTGCCGCGCGATGCTGAACCCGAACGCGGCCCTGCTGACGCTCTCCTACCTGGGTGCCGAGCGCGCTATCCCGAACTACAACGTGATGGGTCTGGCGAAAGCGTCTCTGGAAGCGAACGTGCGCTACATGGCGAACGCTATGGGCCCGGAAGGCGTGCGCGTTAACGCCATCTCCGCAGGCCCGATCCGCACCCTGGCGGCGTCCGGCATTAAAGATTTCCGTAAGATGCTGGCGCACTGCGAAGCGGTCACCCCGATCCGCCGCACCGTCACCATCGAAGACGTGGGTAACTCCGCCGCATTCCTGTGTTCCGACCTCTCCGGCGGCATCACTGGCGAAGTGGTACACGTTGACGGCGGCTTCAGCATCGCCGCGATGAACGAGCTGGAACTGAAATAATCTCCCGCTTTCTCGCACAAGGGCAGGTTTTCAACCTGCCCTTTTTATTTATGCCTTTCTGATATTTGTTATCACCGAACAATCTTTTATCGCTGTGACGTGTTACGCCAGGATAGTCGTGCATGACCTGCCCGACGCCGCGTATTGTTTCCGCCGTTCCGGGCGCTCATTTTCAGACAAGGAACGACCATGGAACAACGCCGCCTTACCGGCAAAAGCCACTGGTATCATGAAACCCAGTCCAGCCTCTGTCCGGCAGATCCGCTGCCGTTAGTTCCCGAAGCCGCGAAGGTGGAGGACCGTTTTCTGCTCGACCTGCCGCTGGACGACGAACAACGCGTGGCACACGCGCCGTGGTGCGAGGCTGCCCGCGCGCTCATTCCGTCGCTGCTGCCTGTGAAGCACCCTGTTACCCGCCTGCATACGCTCAGCGTCTATGACCGCCTCAGCACCGCGCTTACGGCGGCGCAGGTCTATGGCGTCCAGCGGTTGTGCAACCACTACGCCGCGCGTCTGGCGCCGGAGCCGGGACCCGACTCGTCGCGCGAAAGTAACCGCCGCCTGACCCAGCTCACCCAGACCGCCCGCCAGCTGGCGAGCTCGCCGACGCTGATTGACAGCGCCGCCCGCGCGCAGCTGGAAGACGCGGGCCTGTCGGTACATGACATTATTACCTTTACCCAGATTATCGGTTTTGTGGGCTTCCAGGCCCGCGCGGTGGCGCTGTTGCAGGCGCAACCCGGCCAGCCCGCGCGCTGGCTGCCGGGCATCGACATGCAGCAGGACGCGCCCGCCGCAGCCTTTGCCGCGCCTGAACCGCGCTGGCTGCCGGATCTGCCGACGCTCGAAATGGGCTGGGCGAGCGCCGAACAGCAGGCGGCGTATAACGCCGCGCTCGACGAGCCGCTGCTGCAACCGATGCTGTCGCTGCTGGTGCACGACGCCGCGGCGCTCCAGGGACTCCCGGCGCTGCTTAACGCCCTGCGCGCAGAGACAAACGAACAGGACGTGGCGCTGGTGGCCATGCTCAGCGCGCGCATCAACGGCAGCAGCAGCTGTTTTGACGAGGCTGCCCGCCGCTGGCGCGGTGAGCCCAATCTCCCGGACGCGATGCGCAACGGCGAACGGGCGCTGCTCGCCTGGAGCCACCATCATCCGCGCGAGCGCGCCGTTATTCAGGCGATGCAGACGCTCACCCGCGCGCCGGCGCGTTTCAGCCATACGCAGTTGCAGCCGCTCGTGGAGGCAGGCGTTGACGCCAACGCGGCGGTGCGCCTGCTCGCCTGTGGCAGTCTCTGCGGCTGGGTGAACCGTCTGCGTCTCGCCCTTGGCGTAACGGCGTAGCGCCGCGTGTGCCGAAAGAGCGCTTGCCGGGAGGCGCGCAATCGCGTAAAACTGTCAGCCGCTCTTTTGGCCACGAAAATTCGACACTATGTTTCAGGATAACCCGCTGCTTGCGCAGCTTAAACAGCAACTGCATTCCCAGACGCCGCGCGCCGAAGGGGTAGTAAAAGCCACGGAAAAAGGTTTTGGTTTCCTTGAGGTTGACGCGCAGAAAAGCTACTTCATTCCGCCTCCGCAGATGAAGAAAGTGATGCACGGCGATCGCGTCATTGCCGTTATCCATACGGAAAAGGAAAAAGAATCCGCCGAGCCCGAAGAGCTTATTGAACCCTTCCTGACCCGCTTTGTGGGCCGGGTGCAAAAGAAAGACGACCGTCTTTCTATCGTCCCCGATCATCCTCTGCTGAAAGACGCTATTCCGTGCCGTGCTGAACGCGGCGTCAGCCACGATTTCCAGAGCGGCGACTGGGCGGTGGCTGAAATGCGTCGTCACCCGCTGAAAGGCGATCGCGGCTTTTACGCCGAGCTGACCCAGTTCATTACCTTCGGCGAAGACCATTTCGTTCCGTGGTGGGTAACGCTTGCTCGCCACAACCTTGAGCGCGAAGCGCCGGACGGCGTGGCGACAGAGATGCTGGATGAAAACCTGACGCGTGAAGATCTGACCGCGCTCGATTTCGTCACCATCGACAGCGCCAGCACCGAAGATATGGACGATGCGCTGTATGTCGAAACGCTGGATGGCGACCGCCTGCAGCTGACCGTCGCGATTGCCGACCCGACGGCGTGGATTGCCGAAGGCAGCAAGCTCGACAATATCGCCAAAGTGCGCGCGTTCACCAACTATCTGCCGGGCTTTAACATCCCGATGCTGCCGCGCGAACTCTCAGACGATCTCTGCTCGCTGCGCGAAGGCGTGGCGCGCCCGGCGCTGGTCTGCCGCATGATTATCGACGCGCAGGGCGCTATCAGCGACGAGATTCAGTTCTTCGCCGCGACCATCGAATCCAAAGCCAAGCTGGCGTATGACGACGTTTCCAACTGGCTGGAAGAAAAAGGCGACTGGCAGCCGGCGAGCGACGCGATTGCCGCGCAGATCCGTCTGTTACAGCAGGTTTGTCAGCGCCGCAGCGCCTGGCGTACCGAACACGCGCTGGTGTTTAAAGACCGCCCGGACTACCGCTTTGTGCTGGGCGAAAAAGGCGAAGTGCTGGATATCGTCGCCGAGCCGCGCCGTATCGCCAACCGCATCGTGGAAGAGTCCATGATCGCCGCGAACATCTGCGCCGCGCGCGTGCTGCGCGATAAGCTGGGCTTTGGCGTGTATAACGTCCATGCGGGCTTCGACCCGGCCAGCACCGAACAGCTGGCGACGCTGCTGCAAAGTCACGGTATGCATGTGGACGCCAACGACGTGCTGACCCTGCCGGGCTTCTGCAAACTGCGCCGCGAGCTGGACGCGCAGCCGTCTGGCTTCCTCGACAGCCGCATCCGCCGCTTCCAGTCGTTTGCTGAAATCAGCACCGAGCCGGGTCCGCACTTCGGCCTGGGCCTGGAGGCTTACGCCACCTGGACCTCGCCTATCCGTAAATATGGCGATATGGTCAACCATCGTCTGCTGAAGGCGATTATCAAAGGCGAAAGCGCGCAGCGTCCGCAGGAAGCGTCCACCGTGCAGATGGCGGAACGTCGTCGTCTCAACCGCATGGCGGAGCGCGACGTGGGCGACTGGCTGTATGCCCGTTTCCTGAAAGACAAAGCGGGCACCGACACTCGCTTCGCGGCGGAAATCATCGACGTCAGCCGCGGCGGTATGCGCGTGCGTCTGGTGGATAACGGCGCGGTCGCGTTTATTCCGGCACCCTTCCTGC
This window contains:
- the sapF gene encoding putrescine export ABC transporter ATP-binding protein SapF — its product is MVETLLQVRNLSKTYRYRTGWFRRQTVEAVKPLSFTLRERQTLAIIGENGSGKSTLAKMLAGMVAPTTGELVIDDHPLTFGDYSFRSQRIRMIFQDPSTSLNPRQRISQILDFPLRLNTDLEPDARAKRIKETLRMVGLLPDHVSYYPHMLAPGQKQRLGLARALILRPKVIIADEALASLDMSMRSQLINLMLELQEKQGISYIYVTQHIGMMKHISDQVMVMHQGEVVERGSTADVLASPLHDLTKRLIASHFGEALTADAWRKDR
- the fabI gene encoding enoyl-ACP reductase FabI; its protein translation is MGFLTGKRILVTGVASKLSIAYGIAQAMHREGAELAFTYQNDKLKGRVEEFAAQLDSSIVLPCDVAEDESIDALFTELAKVWPKFDGFVHSIGFAPADQLDGDYVNAVTREGFKIAHDISAYSFVAMAKACRAMLNPNAALLTLSYLGAERAIPNYNVMGLAKASLEANVRYMANAMGPEGVRVNAISAGPIRTLAASGIKDFRKMLAHCEAVTPIRRTVTIEDVGNSAAFLCSDLSGGITGEVVHVDGGFSIAAMNELELK
- a CDS encoding carboxymuconolactone decarboxylase family protein, encoding MEQRRLTGKSHWYHETQSSLCPADPLPLVPEAAKVEDRFLLDLPLDDEQRVAHAPWCEAARALIPSLLPVKHPVTRLHTLSVYDRLSTALTAAQVYGVQRLCNHYAARLAPEPGPDSSRESNRRLTQLTQTARQLASSPTLIDSAARAQLEDAGLSVHDIITFTQIIGFVGFQARAVALLQAQPGQPARWLPGIDMQQDAPAAAFAAPEPRWLPDLPTLEMGWASAEQQAAYNAALDEPLLQPMLSLLVHDAAALQGLPALLNALRAETNEQDVALVAMLSARINGSSSCFDEAARRWRGEPNLPDAMRNGERALLAWSHHHPRERAVIQAMQTLTRAPARFSHTQLQPLVEAGVDANAAVRLLACGSLCGWVNRLRLALGVTA
- a CDS encoding exoribonuclease II, coding for MFQDNPLLAQLKQQLHSQTPRAEGVVKATEKGFGFLEVDAQKSYFIPPPQMKKVMHGDRVIAVIHTEKEKESAEPEELIEPFLTRFVGRVQKKDDRLSIVPDHPLLKDAIPCRAERGVSHDFQSGDWAVAEMRRHPLKGDRGFYAELTQFITFGEDHFVPWWVTLARHNLEREAPDGVATEMLDENLTREDLTALDFVTIDSASTEDMDDALYVETLDGDRLQLTVAIADPTAWIAEGSKLDNIAKVRAFTNYLPGFNIPMLPRELSDDLCSLREGVARPALVCRMIIDAQGAISDEIQFFAATIESKAKLAYDDVSNWLEEKGDWQPASDAIAAQIRLLQQVCQRRSAWRTEHALVFKDRPDYRFVLGEKGEVLDIVAEPRRIANRIVEESMIAANICAARVLRDKLGFGVYNVHAGFDPASTEQLATLLQSHGMHVDANDVLTLPGFCKLRRELDAQPSGFLDSRIRRFQSFAEISTEPGPHFGLGLEAYATWTSPIRKYGDMVNHRLLKAIIKGESAQRPQEASTVQMAERRRLNRMAERDVGDWLYARFLKDKAGTDTRFAAEIIDVSRGGMRVRLVDNGAVAFIPAPFLHAVRDELACSQENGTVQIKGETVYKVTDVIDVTIAEVRMETRSVIARPVA